The sequence CCGAGGTGTGTCGTATCATCGACGAGGAGGCCGACGAGGTCGCGGAGCGCTACCCGGACATGAAACGCAACGTCTCGGGCTACAACCTCGATATGCTGATCGACGAGGCCGAGACGGGGTCGGTCAACCTCGCGCGCCTGCTCGCGGGCAGCGAGGGAACGCTCGCGCTCGTCACCGAAGCTACCGTCTCGCTCGAACCCGTCCCCGAGACGAAGGCGGTGGCCCTGCTCACCTACGACGACCTGCTCGACGCGATGGAAGACGTCGAGCCGATTCTGGAACACGATCCGGCCGCCGTCGAGGTGATGGACGACGTGTTGCTCGGCCTGGCGCGTGAAACCGCGGAGTTCGCCGATGTCGTCGGGATGCTCCCCGAGGGCACCGACTCCGTGTTGCTCGTGGAGTTTTACGCCGACAGCAACGCGGACGGGCAACAGAAGGTGGCCGACCTCATCGCCGACCGCGTTCCGGACGGTGATCCCGCAGTCGCCCCCGACGAGGGGGCCGCCGACTACACGGTCGACCCCCGCCGTGCGCGGAGCGCGATGGAGGCCCACGACGCGGAGACGCGCGCGAAGTTCTGGAAGATGCGCAAGTCCGGGCTCCCGATTCTGCTCGGGCGCACCACCGACGACAAACACCTCGCGTTCATCGAGGATACGGCCATTCCCGCGGCGAACCTGCCGGACTACGTCGCCGACTTCCAGGAGCTGCTCGAGGACTTCGAAACGCGCACCACGTACTACGCCCACGCGGGGCCGGGCGTGCTCCACATCCGCCCGCTGGTCAACACCAAGACCGTCGAGGGCATCGCCGAGATGGAGGCCATCGCCGACGCGGCGACCGACCTCGTCGTCAAATACAACGGCTCCGTGTCGGGCGAGCACGGCGACGGTCACGCGCGCACGCAGTGGAACCGAAAACTGTACGGCGACCGCCTCTGGACGACGTTCCGCGACCTGAAGACGGCGTTCGACCCGGACTGGCTGTTGAACCCGGGCAACGTCTGTGGGTACGCGGACGACGAACCGATGCCCGACCGCACGCCGGAGCGGGCGGCCGCCTTCGACATGACCGAGAACCTGCGGTTCGGCGCCGACTACGAGTTCGACGCGGGGTTCGACCCCGCCCTCGACTGGGACAACGAGAACGGCTTCCAGGGGATGGTCGAACTCTGTCACGGCTGTGGTGGCTGTCGCGGCCCGCAGGACACCACCGGCGGGGTGATGTGCCCCACGTACCGCGCCAGCCAGGAGGAGATCACCAGCACGCGAGGGCGGGCGAACCTGCTCCGGCAGGCGATGAGCGGCGACCTGGACGACGAGGAGCAGTTCGACGTGGAGTTCATGCACGAGGTGCTCGACCTCTGTATCGGCTGTAAGGGGTGTTCGAAGGACTGCCCCAGCGAGGTCGACCTCGCGAAACTCAAAGCGGAGGTGACCCACGAACACCACCAGCGCCACGGCGCCTCGCTCCGTGATCGGCTCTTTGCCAACATCGACACTCTCAACGCCGTGGGGTCGGCGCTCGCGCCCCTCTCGAACCTGGCCAGCAAGGTGCCCGGCGCCCGAACCGTGATGGAGAAGACGCTGGGCATCGCCGCGGACCGCTCGCTCCCCACGTTCCACCGCGAGTCGCTCCTCGACTGGTTCGAGTCCCGTGGCGGCGCCCAGGTCCCCGTCACCGACGCCGACCGGCGCGTCCTGCTCGTCCCCGACTCTCACACCAACTACAACGACCCCGACGTGGGGAAGGCAGCCGTCGAGGTGCTCGAAGCGGCGAACGTCCACGTCGACGTTCCCGAGGACGTGACCGGGAGCGGCCGACCGCCGTTCTCGAAGGGATTTATCGAGACAGCGCGTGACCGAGCACGGGAGAACGTCGCCGCCCTCGCGCCTCGCGTGCGAGAGGGCTGGGACGTGGTGGTCGTCGAACCCTCCGACGCGGTGATGATGCAGTCGGACTACCGCGACCTGCTCTCCGGTGACGACGTCGACGATGTTTCTTCCAACACGTACGGCGTCATGGAGTATCTCGACACGTTCCGTCTCGACGAGCGCCTCGCGGTCGACGCGCCGGCGACGTCGCTCACGTACCACGGCCACTGTCACCAGAAGGCGACGAACAAGGACCACCACGCCGTCGGCGTGTTGCGCCGCGCGGGGTACGACGTCGACCCCCTCGACTCGGGGTGTTGTGGCATGGCTGGGTCCTTCGGCTACGAAGCCGAACACTACTCCATGAGTCAGGCCATCGGGAACATCCTCTTCGAGCAGGTCGACGCGAGTCCGGGCGACCAGGTCGTCGCCCCCGGCGCCTCCTGTCGGACCCAGCTCGGCGACGAGTTCGACGAGGAGCCACCGACGCCGATCGAGCAGGTCGCCGCCGCGCTCACGTAGGATCGAACGGCGTTCCCGCGGTCCACAGGCGGTCGACGTACGCGCGGGCCCATCGGGTCGCCGCGGGGTCGTCGTTGCCGACGAAGCCGAGCGGCGTGTCGTCGCGGTAGACCACCAGCCCCATCTCGGGGCCGTCGGGCGTCTCCGCGAGGACGAGCGTGATCGGGGCGGCGTGGTCGGTGCGCCGGACCCCGACGCGGCCGAGTGCGACCGACTCCCGGAGGTCGTCCGGCCGCGTCTCCGCGATCCGGTCGAGCACCCGGTCGGTCGTGACGAACGTCCCGGTCATCGCGTCCTCGACGATCCGGTCGTGATAGAGGCTGGCGTGTCGGTCGAGAAAGCGCGCGGAATAGGCCGAGACGTGGGTCGCCGTCTCGATTAGCGTGGTGACGCGATCGACGGGCTGATAGGGGGCGTGTGGCGTCGATTCGACGAGCGTCGCGCCGTCGAAGACGCCCGGTGCGATTTCGGTCTGCAGATCGACGCCCTCGAACAGCGACGCCGCGTCGGCGATGGCGCCGATCCGCTCGACCCGCCGGTCGTGCTCGTCGAGCGCGAGCCGACCCAGCGGCGTCAGGCGATACCCGGCCGTCGTCGACGCCGCGAACCCCACGGTCGACAGTTCACGAAGCGAGCGGTCGAGGGTCGACCGCGAGACATCAACCGCCTCCAGCAGCGTCGCTTTCGGCTGCGGCTCCGGGTCGAGCGCGCGAAGCGTTGTCCGTCGCCGCTCGACGATAGCCGCGGGCGATCGGTCGGTCATCGCCCCCCGACCGATCCGCGGCTGACCGATCGCCATTTAGCACTTTCGGCGATATCCTTATATATCATCTATCAGCGCGTGACGCATTTCGCGGCAGATAACATGAATATGGCGGTGGGTAATGCTGTGAGTGCCGGGGTGCCTCTGACACACGGGGTCGTGGCGGGTCGTTCGACCTGCTTCCCGGTGCCCGGCGGCGAGCGAGTTTGCCCGGACTCGCTCGCTGCCGGGTGTCCCCGGTGACCGAACGCGCCAGTTACTTCTCCGCCGCTCGGTGTGCTGCGCTGACGGTATTGGTCAGCGTCTCGGCATCCTTCCCGGCCGCGAGGTGTGAGCGACAGTTACAGTCCGACGCACCGAAGCCGGGAATCGGTCCCGTGGGGAGGCGGTCCGCGACCGCACATTCGGCGTCGGTCCCGGACGTGGTGACGACGATGTGCAGGTCGGTCGCCGGATGCCCGGCGAGATAGTCGATATGCCAGTGGCGAACGTCGTGGTCGCCCGCCGCGACCCGCCGGTGGCGATCGACGCGGCTGAACCCGCCGCTCCCGAGCGCGCTTCCCGTGTAGGCGTACGCCCCGGCCGGCACGCGGTGGTCGCCGAGCGCGCCGACCTCGACATCCGCCGCTCGCGACAGTTCGAGGACGAGCGTGTACGTCCCCCCAGTGTGTTGCCCGTCGTCGGCCATACGGAGTCGGGGGACCGCCCCTGCAAAACGCTACCGACCGCAACCGGTATGGTCGCGCCGACCCGAGCGGGGTCGTGGACGACGCCGTCGACCGACTCCGGGCACGCGCCGACGGGGAACTCGCGGACTACCGTCGCCGTCCCGGCCGCGACCCGACGTACGCCGACTGTGACCTCGAACCCCGGCTGGAAAGCGCGCTCGCCGACCGCGGCATCGACCGCCTCTATCGCCACCAGGCCGCGGCCATCGAGGCCGTCCGCGACGGCCGCGATGTCGTGCTCGCGACGCCCACGGCCAGCGGCAAGAGCCTGGCCTACACCGTTCCGGCGGTCGAACGCGCGATGGACCACGGCGGACGCACGCTGTATCTCGGCCCGCAGAACGCCCTCATCGCGGACCAGGCCGACACCCTCGACGGCCTCGCCCGCGACCTCGGATTCGGTAGTCGCGTCTCGGTCGACACCTACACGGGCCGCCTCTCGAAGACCGAAAAGCGCGACGTGCGCGACCGCCGGCCGACGGTTCTGCTGTCGAATCCCGATATGCTTCACTACGGGCTCTTGCCCCACGGTCACCGCCTCTGGGAGTGGCTGTTCGCCTCCCTGGATCTCGTCGTCATCGACGAAATACACGACTACCGCGGGGTGTTCGGGAGCCACGTCGCTCTCGTCCTCCGCCGTCTCGCGCGCCTCTGTGAGCGGTTCGACAGCGACCCCCAGTTCGTCTGCTGCTCGGCCACCATCGGCAACCCGGTCGACCACGCCGCTCGGCTGACCGGCCGCCCCGAATCCGGGTTCGCGCTCGTCGACGAGGCGACGAGCGGTCGCGGGCCGCGCCACTGGGTGTTGTGGAACCCGCCGGAGTACGAGGGGGATCGTGGCTCGGGTCGCCGGCGATCGAGCCACGTCGAGACGAAACGCCTGTTCGCCGACCTCGTGTCGGACGGCCACCAGACCCTGGTGTTCACGCGGGCGCGCCAAACCGCCGAGCGCTACGCGACCGAGAGCGCCGACGCCCTGCGCGACCGGGGCGCGAGCGACCTCGCGAGACGGATCGAGGCCTACCAGGCCTCACTGCGCGACGACCGCCGGCGCGACATCGAAGACGGTCTCCACGACGGCGACGTGGCCGGCGTCTGGAGCACCAGCGCGCTCGAACTCGGCGTCGACGTGGGCGGTCTCGACGCCGTCCTCCTCGACGGCTACCCCGGGACCCGGATGGCGACGTTTCAGCGCGCCGGCCGGGCGGGCCGTGGCGACGACGCCGCGCTCATCGGCCTCGTCGCCGGCGAGGACCAACTCGACCAGTATCTGGTCGCGAACCCCGACGACCTCTTCGCGGGCGACCCCGAGCGCGCGATGGTTGACCCCGCGAACGACCACCTGCTCCCGGATCACGTCGCGGCGGCGGCCGCCGAGAACTGGCTGTCGGCCGACGACGACGCCCACTTCGGCGAGACCTTCGACGATGTGATGGCCGACCTCGTCGATGCCGGCCGCCTGGAGCGCCGCGAGACCGAGGACGGCCCGCGGTGGACCCACGCGGGCGACCGGAGCCCCCAGCACGAGACGAATCTCCGCCGGATCGACGACCGCGACGTGGACCTGCTGGCCGACGGCGACGTCATCGCCACGCTCGGCCTCGGCGACGCCCTCCGTGACGCCCACCCCGGCGCCATCTACCACCACCAGGGCCAGTCCTACGAGGTGGCCGACCTGGATCTGGACCGCGACGTGGCGACCCTGCAGTCCACCTGGGCGGACTACTACACGCGCGTCCTGACGGAGAAATCCATCGCGGTGGACCGGGACCGGGCGTCGACCGCCCTGTCGGCCCGACCGGACGTGGCCGTCACCCTCGCCGATGTCACCGTTACCGAACGGGTGACGGGCTACGAACGCCGCGACGCGGGGCGGGGCGAGACGCTGGGCGAGGAGGCGCTCGACCTGCCCGAGACGACGCTGTCCACGACGGCGCTGTATTTCACGGTCCCCACGGATCTGGAGGGGGAGATGCGTGCCATCGGCGACTTTAATGGTGGAATCCACGCCGCGGAACACGGTCTCATCTCGCTGTTCCCGCTCGAACTCCTCTGTGACCGGGCGGACGTGGGTGGGCTTTCGACGCCACACCACCCCCACACCGGCGCGAGTACGGTTTTCGTCTACGACGGCCACCCCGGCGGCGTCGGTCTCGTCCGCGCCGGCTACGAGCGCATCGAACCGCTCCTGGAGCGCACGGCGCGGATGCTCCGCGCCTGTGACTGTG comes from Haloplanus sp. XH21 and encodes:
- a CDS encoding DEAD/DEAH box helicase, whose translation is MDDAVDRLRARADGELADYRRRPGRDPTYADCDLEPRLESALADRGIDRLYRHQAAAIEAVRDGRDVVLATPTASGKSLAYTVPAVERAMDHGGRTLYLGPQNALIADQADTLDGLARDLGFGSRVSVDTYTGRLSKTEKRDVRDRRPTVLLSNPDMLHYGLLPHGHRLWEWLFASLDLVVIDEIHDYRGVFGSHVALVLRRLARLCERFDSDPQFVCCSATIGNPVDHAARLTGRPESGFALVDEATSGRGPRHWVLWNPPEYEGDRGSGRRRSSHVETKRLFADLVSDGHQTLVFTRARQTAERYATESADALRDRGASDLARRIEAYQASLRDDRRRDIEDGLHDGDVAGVWSTSALELGVDVGGLDAVLLDGYPGTRMATFQRAGRAGRGDDAALIGLVAGEDQLDQYLVANPDDLFAGDPERAMVDPANDHLLPDHVAAAAAENWLSADDDAHFGETFDDVMADLVDAGRLERRETEDGPRWTHAGDRSPQHETNLRRIDDRDVDLLADGDVIATLGLGDALRDAHPGAIYHHQGQSYEVADLDLDRDVATLQSTWADYYTRVLTEKSIAVDRDRASTALSARPDVAVTLADVTVTERVTGYERRDAGRGETLGEEALDLPETTLSTTALYFTVPTDLEGEMRAIGDFNGGIHAAEHGLISLFPLELLCDRADVGGLSTPHHPHTGASTVFVYDGHPGGVGLVRAGYERIEPLLERTARMLRACDCADGCPACVQSPHCGNANDPLAPDPAAYLLDALSGRG
- a CDS encoding FAD-binding and (Fe-S)-binding domain-containing protein, which codes for MATTGDSLDDPASEGDYDYRSDDVDRPGMVDDLETLLDGDVRFDDYSRQLYATDASAYEVTPVGVVFPTSTDDVVAAVEYCADRGIPVLPRGGGTSLAGQTVNEAVVVDFSRHMTDVLAVDPGEGRARAHPGVNLGDLNAELEPHDLKFAPDPAWGDKSALGGAIGNNSTGSHSLKYGKTDAYVEEVEAVLADGTVTTFGEVSLEALRAGADPDGDIESRIYAEVCRIIDEEADEVAERYPDMKRNVSGYNLDMLIDEAETGSVNLARLLAGSEGTLALVTEATVSLEPVPETKAVALLTYDDLLDAMEDVEPILEHDPAAVEVMDDVLLGLARETAEFADVVGMLPEGTDSVLLVEFYADSNADGQQKVADLIADRVPDGDPAVAPDEGAADYTVDPRRARSAMEAHDAETRAKFWKMRKSGLPILLGRTTDDKHLAFIEDTAIPAANLPDYVADFQELLEDFETRTTYYAHAGPGVLHIRPLVNTKTVEGIAEMEAIADAATDLVVKYNGSVSGEHGDGHARTQWNRKLYGDRLWTTFRDLKTAFDPDWLLNPGNVCGYADDEPMPDRTPERAAAFDMTENLRFGADYEFDAGFDPALDWDNENGFQGMVELCHGCGGCRGPQDTTGGVMCPTYRASQEEITSTRGRANLLRQAMSGDLDDEEQFDVEFMHEVLDLCIGCKGCSKDCPSEVDLAKLKAEVTHEHHQRHGASLRDRLFANIDTLNAVGSALAPLSNLASKVPGARTVMEKTLGIAADRSLPTFHRESLLDWFESRGGAQVPVTDADRRVLLVPDSHTNYNDPDVGKAAVEVLEAANVHVDVPEDVTGSGRPPFSKGFIETARDRARENVAALAPRVREGWDVVVVEPSDAVMMQSDYRDLLSGDDVDDVSSNTYGVMEYLDTFRLDERLAVDAPATSLTYHGHCHQKATNKDHHAVGVLRRAGYDVDPLDSGCCGMAGSFGYEAEHYSMSQAIGNILFEQVDASPGDQVVAPGASCRTQLGDEFDEEPPTPIEQVAAALT
- a CDS encoding helix-turn-helix transcriptional regulator, coding for MAIGQPRIGRGAMTDRSPAAIVERRRTTLRALDPEPQPKATLLEAVDVSRSTLDRSLRELSTVGFAASTTAGYRLTPLGRLALDEHDRRVERIGAIADAASLFEGVDLQTEIAPGVFDGATLVESTPHAPYQPVDRVTTLIETATHVSAYSARFLDRHASLYHDRIVEDAMTGTFVTTDRVLDRIAETRPDDLRESVALGRVGVRRTDHAAPITLVLAETPDGPEMGLVVYRDDTPLGFVGNDDPAATRWARAYVDRLWTAGTPFDPT
- a CDS encoding GIY-YIG nuclease family protein translates to MADDGQHTGGTYTLVLELSRAADVEVGALGDHRVPAGAYAYTGSALGSGGFSRVDRHRRVAAGDHDVRHWHIDYLAGHPATDLHIVVTTSGTDAECAVADRLPTGPIPGFGASDCNCRSHLAAGKDAETLTNTVSAAHRAAEK